In Pseudomonas sp. ADAK18, a single window of DNA contains:
- a CDS encoding DUF3077 domain-containing protein, translating into MNCPAATQAAREQLLTTAHSFHNFEYRPENKYLLQVLPGNPAIEALNSSSCLLASVTSFLDRLIDGDTDANEIYAVRFMVEATKALIDSTTKSVEFGNLHGGAQ; encoded by the coding sequence ATGAACTGCCCAGCAGCAACCCAAGCAGCCCGTGAACAGTTGCTCACTACTGCTCACTCTTTCCACAATTTCGAGTACCGCCCCGAAAACAAATATCTCTTGCAGGTGCTTCCCGGAAATCCAGCAATCGAAGCGCTGAATTCCTCCAGTTGTCTTTTGGCGTCAGTCACCAGTTTTCTTGACCGCCTGATCGATGGCGATACGGACGCCAATGAAATTTACGCAGTCCGATTTATGGTCGAAGCCACGAAAGCCTTAATAGATTCGACAACCAAGAGCGTCGAGTTCGGCAATCTCCATGGCGGTGCCCAATGA